A section of the Sporolituus thermophilus DSM 23256 genome encodes:
- a CDS encoding helix-turn-helix transcriptional regulator gives MAEIVRTEGPITGEQIAERLNVTRAALRPDLAILVMAGIIDARPKVGYYYTGKNTFNMLVEEISRIKVRDVQSVPVVVPTNTSAYDVIVTMFLEDVGTVYVVEQGGILAGVVSRKDLLKIAMGSGDLHKVPVKVIMTPMTKIIVTTADESVLEAAKKIIDNEVDSLPVVRPLAADRTYEVVGRLTKTNITRLFVELGEGKRR, from the coding sequence ATTGCTGAAATTGTGCGCACCGAGGGACCCATCACCGGGGAGCAAATCGCTGAGCGCCTGAATGTTACCAGGGCAGCCCTGAGACCGGATTTGGCAATTTTGGTAATGGCCGGTATTATTGATGCCCGTCCCAAGGTAGGGTACTACTATACCGGCAAAAACACCTTTAACATGTTGGTCGAGGAAATCAGCCGCATCAAGGTCCGTGATGTCCAGTCCGTACCGGTTGTCGTTCCTACCAACACGAGCGCCTATGATGTAATTGTTACCATGTTTCTTGAAGATGTGGGAACAGTATATGTAGTTGAACAGGGTGGAATTTTGGCCGGAGTAGTTTCCCGGAAAGACTTGCTAAAAATTGCTATGGGTAGCGGCGACTTGCACAAAGTGCCGGTTAAAGTTATTATGACGCCGATGACAAAGATTATAGTGACCACTGCGGATGAATCCGTGCTAGAGGCCGCGAAAAAGATTATTGACAACGAGGTAGACAGCTTACCTGTAGTCCGTCCTTTGGCGGCGGATAGGACATATGAAGTAGTGGGACGCCTGACGAAAACGAATATTACCAGGCTATTTGTTGAACTCGGCGAAGGTAAAAGGAGGTAA
- a CDS encoding LptA/OstA family protein: MRKKVILLTILLLVTLTATALAAKLSFKADRQYFDFSTGLHVLSGNVQIEIGTRTITAGEARVNLATMEVWASGGVTVIQNDLFFTGDTVYVYAKDSAEISGGVVLTRSDLKISADSVDYNWRTKTAVFRGNVQVSQNGIVWSAATVTYNVKTNTIL, translated from the coding sequence ATGCGAAAAAAAGTTATCCTGCTTACTATTCTGCTTTTAGTAACCCTCACCGCAACGGCGCTGGCGGCTAAACTTTCGTTTAAGGCTGACCGCCAATACTTTGACTTTAGCACCGGCTTGCACGTCCTCAGCGGCAACGTACAGATTGAAATCGGAACGCGGACTATCACCGCCGGTGAAGCGAGGGTGAACCTGGCTACGATGGAAGTTTGGGCCTCCGGCGGCGTAACTGTCATCCAGAATGACTTGTTTTTTACCGGCGACACCGTGTATGTATACGCTAAAGATAGCGCCGAGATAAGCGGCGGCGTCGTACTAACCCGCAGCGATCTCAAAATTTCGGCTGACAGTGTAGACTACAACTGGCGTACCAAAACAGCGGTATTCAGAGGCAATGTGCAGGTATCACAAAACGGAATTGTTTGGTCAGCCGCAACGGTAACCTATAATGTGAAAACCAACACCATTCTATAG
- the rpoD gene encoding RNA polymerase sigma factor RpoD has product MTDKKNTNEHVNELLHKGKKRGGMLTYSEIMDTLQGEDLTPDEIDDMYEVFNSKGIEIVDEIPDVETLEDPDITAIEAAPEEVDIDLSIPEGISIDDPVRMYLKEIGRVPLLTAEEEIQLAKRMEQGDEEAKRRLAEANLRLVVSIAKRYVGRGMLFLDLIQEGNLGLIKAVEKFDYNKGYKFSTYATWWIRQAITRAIADQARTIRIPVHMVETINKLIRVSRQLLQEKGREPTPEEIAREMDISVERVREIMKIAQEPVSLETPIGEEEDSHLGDFIEDQDAPAPAEAASFMLLKEQLEEVLETLTPREEKVLRLRFGLDDGRARTLEEVGQYFGVTRERIRQIEAKALRKLRHPSRSKKLKDFLE; this is encoded by the coding sequence ATGACAGACAAAAAGAACACTAACGAGCATGTAAACGAACTTCTGCATAAGGGCAAAAAACGAGGCGGCATGCTGACATATTCGGAGATAATGGATACTCTCCAGGGTGAGGATTTAACTCCCGATGAAATAGACGATATGTATGAGGTTTTTAATAGTAAGGGCATTGAAATTGTTGATGAAATTCCCGACGTCGAAACCCTGGAAGACCCAGACATTACCGCAATCGAAGCAGCGCCCGAAGAAGTGGATATTGATCTTAGTATTCCGGAAGGCATCAGCATCGACGACCCGGTGCGCATGTACCTTAAGGAGATTGGCCGGGTTCCGCTTCTAACGGCTGAAGAAGAGATACAATTAGCCAAACGTATGGAACAGGGCGATGAGGAAGCTAAACGCCGTCTTGCCGAAGCCAACCTCCGCCTGGTTGTTAGCATTGCTAAACGCTATGTCGGCCGTGGGATGCTGTTCCTGGATTTGATCCAGGAGGGTAATCTGGGATTAATCAAAGCCGTAGAAAAGTTTGATTATAATAAGGGGTATAAGTTTAGTACTTATGCGACTTGGTGGATACGCCAGGCGATTACGCGCGCCATTGCTGACCAGGCGCGTACCATTCGTATCCCTGTCCACATGGTTGAGACAATTAATAAATTAATTCGCGTTTCTCGCCAGCTTCTTCAGGAAAAGGGACGGGAGCCGACGCCTGAAGAGATTGCCCGTGAGATGGATATCAGTGTGGAGCGAGTGCGCGAGATCATGAAAATCGCGCAGGAGCCCGTATCTCTGGAGACTCCCATCGGCGAAGAAGAAGATTCGCATCTGGGAGATTTTATCGAGGACCAGGACGCACCTGCTCCCGCCGAAGCGGCGTCGTTTATGCTGCTAAAGGAACAATTGGAAGAGGTGCTTGAGACCCTCACACCCCGCGAAGAAAAAGTGTTGCGGCTCCGTTTCGGTTTGGACGATGGCCGTGCCCGTACCTTAGAAGAAGTGGGCCAATACTTTGGTGTAACACGGGAACGTATTCGTCAAATCGAAGCCAAAGCGCTGCGCAAGTTGCGCCATCCCAGCCGCAGCAAGAAACTCAAAGACTTCCTGGAATAG
- the ppsA gene encoding phosphoenolpyruvate synthase, with amino-acid sequence MAEKEKLVLWFDEISKEDVAIVGGKSASLGELTSRTKVPVPFGFATTAAAYRYFIKHSGLEAKIADLLKQLDDVEDSRKLREVSAAIRQAIMNAPMPTELAGEIMAAYQELGKRAGEVDPFVAVRSSATAEDLPDASFAGQQESYLNVQGAEQVVEKVKECYASTFTDRAVYYRVKKNFAHLDVALSAVVQMMVFSKASGVMFTVDVATGNDTHILIEGAWGLGEYIVQGVVTPDNFLVRKQDLAIEKSNVHEKTVMLVRNPAGGCEEKPVPPEMVNAPVLTDSQIRELARYALDIEKHYGSYMDIEWGIDERNDKIWILQARPETVWSRRNKEKGAGIEVASTADSANRKILTKGLPASPGRVAGKAHVILDPSMIDTFREGEILITEMTAPDWVPAMKKARAIITNAGGMTCHASIVSRELGIPCIVGTKSRGTPATAAVPDGAEITVDATNGIVYAGIISDLVVPKTTEEGGQSITVAETFPVTGTKVYMNLGDPDLAERYAALPCDGIGLMREEFIWTTYIHEHPLYLIETGRPDRVVEGLADGMRKVCQAMAPRPVVLRFSDFKSSEYRELKGGERYEPYEPSALLGWRGASRYYDPKYIEAFKLEIKAVRKVREEYGFKNLHVMIPFCRTVEEAAKVTALMAEEGLRRGPDFKVWLMAEIPSNIILADQFNQFVDGYSIGSNDLTMLLLGCDRDNETVAHIFSERDLAVKRAIRHLIEVAHRDGKTVSICGQAPSVYPDFTEFLVKSGIDSISVNPDAVKATKKLVAQVEQRLVLDKLTGRGLVDKEDYTW; translated from the coding sequence ATGGCAGAGAAGGAAAAGTTAGTATTGTGGTTTGATGAGATCAGCAAAGAGGATGTTGCAATTGTCGGCGGCAAATCAGCTTCGCTGGGGGAGTTAACATCACGTACCAAAGTACCTGTGCCCTTTGGGTTTGCCACAACGGCAGCGGCGTACCGCTATTTCATCAAGCATAGCGGATTGGAGGCAAAAATTGCTGACCTTTTAAAGCAACTCGATGATGTTGAGGATAGCCGCAAACTGCGGGAAGTTAGTGCCGCCATTCGTCAAGCCATTATGAATGCCCCTATGCCTACCGAGTTGGCCGGGGAAATTATGGCTGCCTATCAGGAACTAGGCAAGCGGGCAGGAGAGGTTGACCCGTTTGTTGCGGTACGTTCCAGCGCTACCGCTGAGGACCTTCCTGACGCCAGTTTTGCCGGCCAGCAAGAAAGTTATTTAAATGTACAGGGCGCTGAACAGGTCGTTGAAAAAGTAAAGGAATGCTATGCATCTACCTTTACTGACCGGGCAGTGTATTATCGAGTGAAGAAGAATTTTGCCCATTTAGACGTAGCTCTCAGCGCCGTGGTACAGATGATGGTTTTTTCCAAAGCATCTGGGGTTATGTTTACCGTGGACGTCGCGACTGGCAATGATACCCATATTCTTATTGAAGGTGCTTGGGGTTTAGGAGAGTATATCGTTCAGGGCGTCGTTACTCCCGATAATTTTTTGGTGCGCAAGCAAGATTTGGCAATTGAGAAAAGTAATGTTCACGAAAAAACCGTTATGCTGGTGCGAAATCCCGCCGGCGGTTGTGAAGAGAAACCGGTGCCGCCGGAAATGGTCAACGCTCCTGTTCTCACCGACAGCCAAATTCGGGAATTAGCCCGGTATGCACTGGATATTGAGAAGCATTACGGCTCCTACATGGATATTGAATGGGGTATTGATGAACGGAATGATAAAATATGGATTTTACAGGCGCGCCCGGAGACGGTATGGTCGCGCCGGAATAAAGAGAAAGGGGCTGGGATAGAAGTGGCCTCGACAGCGGACAGTGCCAATCGTAAAATACTGACCAAGGGGCTGCCTGCCAGCCCGGGTCGGGTAGCGGGCAAAGCCCATGTCATTCTGGATCCTTCCATGATTGACACCTTCCGGGAGGGTGAAATCCTAATAACCGAAATGACGGCGCCCGACTGGGTACCGGCGATGAAAAAAGCCCGCGCAATTATAACTAATGCCGGCGGTATGACTTGCCACGCTTCCATCGTCAGCCGCGAACTCGGCATTCCCTGTATCGTGGGGACCAAAAGCCGCGGTACTCCTGCGACGGCTGCTGTTCCGGACGGAGCCGAGATTACCGTCGATGCCACTAATGGTATAGTGTATGCCGGTATTATCAGCGACTTAGTCGTTCCCAAAACGACGGAGGAAGGCGGTCAGTCCATAACGGTTGCCGAAACTTTCCCCGTTACCGGTACGAAAGTATACATGAATCTTGGCGATCCCGATTTAGCCGAGCGCTATGCTGCGCTGCCATGTGACGGTATCGGCTTGATGCGGGAGGAGTTTATCTGGACGACCTATATTCACGAACATCCGCTGTACTTGATCGAAACAGGCCGCCCGGACCGGGTAGTGGAGGGGTTGGCGGACGGAATGCGCAAGGTATGCCAGGCGATGGCGCCCAGGCCGGTTGTGCTCCGGTTCAGCGATTTCAAGTCGAGTGAGTATCGTGAACTGAAAGGCGGCGAACGCTATGAGCCTTATGAACCCAGTGCTCTGCTTGGCTGGCGTGGTGCTTCGCGCTATTATGATCCCAAATATATTGAGGCGTTTAAGCTGGAGATTAAAGCGGTGCGCAAAGTACGGGAAGAATACGGTTTTAAGAATTTACACGTTATGATCCCTTTCTGCCGCACTGTCGAAGAGGCTGCCAAAGTGACGGCCCTTATGGCTGAAGAAGGATTAAGACGCGGGCCTGATTTTAAAGTCTGGCTGATGGCGGAAATTCCTTCCAATATTATTCTTGCTGACCAGTTCAACCAGTTTGTCGACGGTTACTCTATCGGGTCCAACGACCTGACCATGCTCCTTTTGGGCTGTGACCGCGATAACGAAACAGTTGCTCATATTTTCAGCGAGCGAGACTTGGCTGTGAAAAGAGCAATCCGCCACCTTATCGAGGTGGCGCACCGCGACGGCAAAACAGTATCGATCTGCGGGCAGGCGCCCAGTGTGTATCCTGATTTCACCGAATTCTTAGTAAAAAGCGGCATTGATTCCATTTCCGTAAATCCAGATGCGGTTAAAGCGACTAAAAAATTGGTGGCACAGGTCGAGCAGCGGCTTGTTTTAGATAAGCTGACTGGCCGCGGTTTGGTTGATAAAGAGGATTATACCTGGTAA
- a CDS encoding deoxyguanosinetriphosphate triphosphohydrolase: MKVRERLEELEYKLLSPYAAKSRDAVRDREEQLCDFRTSFQRDRDRIIHSKAFRRLKHKTQVYIAPGDHYRMRMTHSLEVAQISRTIARGLRLNEDLTEAIALGHDVGHTPFGHAGEYALREIIGHFNHNEQSLRVVDYLERNGQGLNLTLEVKDGIVNHTGTNKPFTLEGNIVRIGDRIAYLCHDYDDGIRAGMLRPTDLPEKVARTLGTNPSSMITVMVSDMIQVSDGQSEIRMSSAVQEAMDEFREFMFEKIYHSAELEPDRTKAKYVIHKLYDYFMAHPGRLPQEFLDREERWGLQVTVIDYIAGLTDSYAISLFENLFIPSKWGMG; encoded by the coding sequence ATGAAGGTACGTGAACGCCTGGAAGAGCTGGAATACAAATTGCTGTCGCCTTATGCTGCCAAGAGCCGTGATGCTGTTCGTGACCGTGAGGAACAGCTGTGCGATTTTCGCACTTCTTTTCAACGGGATCGGGACCGCATTATCCACAGTAAAGCCTTTCGGCGCTTAAAACACAAGACGCAGGTTTATATTGCGCCGGGTGATCATTATCGCATGCGTATGACCCATAGTTTAGAAGTAGCGCAAATATCGCGCACCATTGCCAGGGGACTTAGGCTCAATGAAGATTTGACCGAGGCCATTGCACTCGGCCATGATGTCGGCCATACCCCTTTTGGCCATGCCGGCGAATATGCCTTGCGGGAAATCATCGGTCATTTCAATCACAACGAACAGAGTTTGCGGGTTGTGGATTATCTGGAGCGTAACGGGCAGGGGCTTAATTTAACCCTTGAAGTCAAGGATGGCATCGTCAACCATACCGGCACGAACAAACCGTTTACACTTGAAGGCAACATTGTACGAATTGGCGATCGCATCGCCTACCTTTGCCACGATTACGATGACGGCATTCGGGCCGGCATGCTTAGACCCACCGACCTTCCGGAAAAAGTAGCCCGTACCCTTGGCACCAATCCTTCCAGTATGATTACGGTTATGGTGTCGGATATGATTCAGGTTTCCGACGGCCAAAGCGAGATTCGGATGTCATCGGCAGTGCAAGAAGCTATGGATGAGTTTCGTGAGTTCATGTTCGAGAAGATTTACCACTCGGCCGAACTCGAACCGGATCGGACGAAAGCCAAATATGTAATCCATAAGCTCTATGATTATTTTATGGCTCATCCCGGCCGTTTGCCGCAGGAATTTCTCGACCGGGAAGAGCGCTGGGGTCTTCAAGTAACAGTAATAGATTATATTGCCGGTCTCACGGATTCTTACGCGATTAGTCTTTTTGAAAACTTGTTTATTCCTTCCAAGTGGGGAATGGGATGA
- the dnaG gene encoding DNA primase — translation MKDARFDDFIDRLRSECDIVSVISEYVPLKKKGKNYWGCCPFHHEKTPSFSVTPEKGFFYCFGCQTGGNVFNFLMKIENISFFEAAKKLAAKLNIPLPEKEKSPAEIARERELAALYLVNEYASEFYHACLTKTNMGRAAREYLAGRGISDDIIRKFKLGFAPPAWDKLAQALTRRGLTEELLLKAGLVSARPRGDGIYDRFRNRVMFPIRDARGRVVGFGGRVLDDSSPKYLNSPDTLLFNKRHLLYGLDAAFRSIKESGLAIVVEGYMDVITAHGFGFTNVVASLGTAFTPEQAGLLKQCSVSQVLFAYDSDAAGQNATVRALSTVRERGFNVKVVSIPDGKDPDEFLRRHGPEAFTRALSQALPFVDYQIQQALESSDYSTLEGKVAVVSKVLPVLASVGNAVEVNDHIARLAQKLNIDESAIRTEYGKYIHQYKKDKIVNKGNNINSHLNFVKFAKGPEAATVAAERQLIRLMCDDGALIPYVQVQLAVDDFSDGARQEIVHRIFMAYNTGENLEPAVLAMGLSETANTELSHIMLIDGKCADVTKVVDDCLKTIRLARLKALYEQHRLKADELERMGDSRFQEELAESKRINDEIRKLQQC, via the coding sequence ATGAAAGATGCTAGGTTTGACGATTTCATAGATCGCCTGCGTTCGGAGTGCGATATCGTCAGCGTAATCTCCGAATATGTTCCACTAAAGAAAAAAGGGAAAAATTATTGGGGTTGTTGCCCTTTTCACCATGAAAAGACGCCGTCTTTTTCTGTCACGCCGGAAAAAGGATTTTTCTATTGTTTTGGTTGTCAGACTGGCGGCAATGTTTTTAATTTCCTAATGAAAATTGAAAACATCAGCTTCTTTGAAGCCGCTAAAAAATTGGCTGCCAAACTGAATATCCCGTTGCCCGAAAAAGAAAAATCACCGGCGGAAATAGCCAGGGAACGAGAATTAGCCGCGCTTTATTTGGTTAATGAATATGCCAGCGAATTTTATCACGCCTGCCTCACTAAGACCAACATGGGAAGAGCCGCCAGAGAATACCTTGCCGGTCGGGGTATCAGTGACGACATTATCCGCAAGTTTAAGTTGGGATTTGCACCGCCTGCCTGGGACAAATTAGCTCAGGCTCTTACCCGGCGCGGGCTTACGGAAGAATTGTTGCTAAAGGCCGGTTTGGTTTCGGCGCGTCCTAGGGGCGACGGTATTTATGACCGCTTCCGCAACCGTGTTATGTTTCCCATCCGAGATGCTCGCGGGCGGGTAGTAGGGTTTGGCGGACGGGTACTAGATGATAGTAGTCCCAAATATCTAAATTCGCCGGATACCTTACTCTTCAATAAACGTCACTTGCTCTACGGGCTTGATGCGGCTTTTCGTTCAATCAAAGAATCTGGCCTAGCCATTGTAGTGGAAGGGTACATGGATGTCATTACGGCTCACGGTTTCGGTTTTACGAATGTGGTAGCCTCGTTGGGTACAGCCTTTACACCCGAACAGGCCGGACTACTGAAGCAGTGCTCCGTTTCGCAAGTGCTGTTTGCCTATGACAGCGACGCTGCTGGGCAAAATGCTACTGTTCGCGCTTTGTCAACAGTCCGTGAACGGGGGTTTAACGTCAAAGTTGTTTCCATTCCAGATGGCAAGGATCCAGATGAATTTCTGCGGCGGCACGGGCCGGAAGCTTTTACCCGGGCTTTATCTCAAGCATTGCCGTTTGTTGATTATCAGATTCAACAGGCCCTGGAGAGTAGCGACTATTCAACCCTTGAAGGTAAGGTTGCGGTTGTATCGAAGGTTCTACCTGTCTTGGCTTCGGTTGGGAACGCTGTTGAAGTGAATGATCATATCGCGCGTTTGGCGCAGAAGTTAAATATTGATGAAAGTGCCATAAGGACTGAATATGGTAAGTATATTCACCAGTATAAAAAGGATAAAATTGTAAATAAGGGAAACAATATAAATAGCCATCTTAATTTTGTCAAGTTTGCCAAAGGGCCGGAAGCGGCCACTGTTGCCGCGGAGCGACAGTTAATCCGTCTTATGTGCGACGATGGGGCGCTAATTCCTTATGTTCAGGTACAGCTCGCTGTCGATGATTTTTCCGATGGCGCACGACAGGAGATTGTGCACCGTATTTTCATGGCCTATAATACTGGTGAAAATTTGGAGCCTGCTGTTTTAGCAATGGGACTCAGCGAAACAGCAAATACCGAGTTGTCGCATATTATGTTAATAGATGGGAAATGTGCCGATGTCACAAAAGTGGTCGACGACTGCTTAAAGACAATCCGGCTTGCGCGCCTTAAAGCCTTGTATGAGCAACACCGGTTAAAAGCCGATGAATTAGAACGCATGGGGGATAGTCGCTTTCAGGAGGAATTGGCTGAAAGTAAGCGAATCAATGATGAGATTAGAAAACTACAGCAGTGTTAA
- the glyS gene encoding glycine--tRNA ligase subunit beta produces MAKDLLLEIGTEEIPAKFMPGALAQLESVAKNKLEANRIGFSNIRAVGTPRRLALIVRQVSEKQADRRSENKGPAVKIAYDEKGVPTKAALGFARSQGVDVSQLVTKDGYVYAIVEEAGRSVQEILPVLLPEIILALSFPKNMRWGNLDLRFVRPIRWLVALYGNEVVPFTLAGVASGNVTRGHRFLSKGPVVISSPDDYFAKLAEHHVMVDQEVRRRVIREQVENIAVSQGGVASIDEELLEEVVYLVEYPTALDGRFEEKYLSLPPEAVITPMREHQRYFPVFGKDGKLLPVFITVRNGGADYIDIVRHGNERVLKARLADAQFFFTEDQKIPLAERVEKLKTIVFQEGLGTLYDKTLRLERLAVGIARKVGLPEREIPVIERSAYLAKADLVTGMVYEFTELQGIMGREYARISGEPEAVAQAIYEHYLPRFAGDKLPVSPAGRVVGIADKLDNIVATFSRGLIPTGSQDPYALRRQALGIVNILIDAKYHLSVTEMVQHAMDLLGIHDHDRRVKLTDDIGDFFRLRIKNILAEEGMRHDMIDAVIAVGTDDLYDAWLRAKALALEGGTMAMQRAVQAFTRAGNLAKNATTETIDPSLFTAAAEHELYQAYLNARQTVAEKLAVRDYAGVLKVMAEMAGPIDAFFGAVMVMVEDMAVRNNRLALLQAIASLTANVADLSKIV; encoded by the coding sequence ATGGCTAAAGATTTACTGTTGGAAATTGGCACCGAGGAGATACCCGCAAAATTTATGCCTGGCGCTCTGGCGCAACTGGAAAGCGTCGCCAAAAATAAACTGGAAGCGAACAGGATTGGTTTTAGCAATATACGGGCCGTTGGTACCCCGCGCCGGTTAGCGCTGATTGTGCGTCAGGTTAGCGAAAAACAAGCTGACCGGAGGAGCGAAAACAAGGGACCGGCTGTGAAAATTGCCTATGACGAAAAGGGTGTTCCTACCAAAGCTGCTCTGGGGTTTGCGCGCAGCCAGGGCGTGGATGTTAGCCAGTTGGTGACCAAGGATGGCTATGTTTATGCGATCGTCGAGGAAGCGGGCCGCTCCGTCCAAGAAATTCTTCCGGTTTTGCTACCAGAAATTATTTTAGCGTTGAGTTTTCCCAAGAACATGCGCTGGGGCAATCTGGATTTACGGTTTGTCCGACCGATTCGCTGGCTTGTGGCGCTCTATGGCAACGAAGTGGTTCCCTTTACCTTGGCCGGGGTTGCTTCCGGCAATGTGACGCGAGGCCATCGTTTTTTGAGCAAAGGGCCGGTAGTAATCTCTTCCCCGGATGACTATTTTGCCAAACTGGCTGAGCATCATGTTATGGTTGACCAAGAGGTGCGGCGGCGTGTTATTCGCGAGCAAGTCGAAAACATTGCCGTAAGCCAGGGCGGTGTGGCCAGTATTGATGAGGAACTGCTGGAAGAAGTAGTGTACCTGGTAGAATACCCCACCGCTCTTGATGGCCGGTTTGAAGAGAAATATTTATCTTTGCCGCCGGAGGCTGTCATTACTCCTATGCGCGAGCATCAGCGCTACTTCCCGGTTTTTGGCAAGGACGGAAAGTTGTTGCCTGTCTTTATAACTGTCCGCAACGGCGGCGCGGACTATATTGATATTGTTCGCCATGGCAACGAGCGGGTACTTAAAGCCCGTCTCGCCGATGCTCAGTTTTTCTTTACCGAGGATCAAAAGATACCTTTGGCCGAGCGGGTGGAGAAACTCAAGACTATCGTTTTTCAGGAAGGTCTTGGAACCTTATATGACAAAACGCTGCGGCTTGAACGTTTGGCTGTTGGCATAGCCCGGAAGGTTGGTCTGCCTGAAAGGGAAATTCCCGTCATTGAACGTAGCGCCTATTTGGCAAAGGCTGACCTTGTTACCGGAATGGTATATGAATTTACTGAACTCCAGGGCATTATGGGGCGTGAATATGCACGGATAAGCGGCGAGCCCGAGGCGGTCGCGCAGGCAATTTACGAACACTACCTGCCCCGCTTTGCCGGCGATAAACTGCCGGTAAGCCCGGCCGGCAGGGTAGTTGGTATTGCCGATAAACTGGACAACATTGTCGCAACCTTTAGTCGCGGCCTAATTCCTACCGGCTCGCAGGACCCTTATGCACTAAGGAGGCAGGCGTTGGGGATTGTAAACATCTTGATTGATGCAAAGTATCACTTGTCGGTGACAGAAATGGTGCAACATGCGATGGATCTGCTGGGTATTCATGACCATGACCGGCGGGTCAAACTAACGGACGATATTGGAGATTTCTTCCGTTTACGCATTAAGAACATTCTCGCCGAGGAAGGCATGCGTCATGACATGATTGACGCCGTTATCGCCGTTGGGACCGACGATTTGTACGATGCTTGGTTACGGGCAAAAGCGTTGGCGTTAGAGGGCGGTACCATGGCCATGCAGCGGGCAGTTCAGGCCTTTACCCGTGCCGGCAATTTGGCGAAAAATGCGACAACGGAAACAATTGACCCGTCCCTGTTTACCGCTGCCGCCGAGCACGAGCTGTATCAGGCTTACCTAAACGCCCGCCAAACCGTAGCGGAAAAGCTGGCCGTCCGTGACTACGCAGGAGTGCTCAAGGTAATGGCCGAAATGGCCGGCCCGATAGATGCCTTCTTTGGAGCAGTCATGGTTATGGTGGAAGACATGGCTGTGCGCAACAACCGCTTAGCTTTGTTACAAGCAATCGCTAGCCTGACGGCAAACGTAGCTGATCTTAGCAAAATTGTGTAG
- a CDS encoding pyruvate, water dikinase regulatory protein, which yields MSSLPVIYAISDSIGETAEMVARATASQFDSGKFDIIRVPYINSVEQIEEVVREAATQRSVICHTLVSPDLREALKVQAERFGITTVDIMGPMISAVQKIAGTEPKLKPGLIHKLDQEYFKRVEAVEFAVKYDDGKNPWGLHKADMVIIGVSRTSKTPLSMYLAHKKLKVANVPLVPEVPPPEELFQIPPQRIVGLVIDPFKLNEIRAERLKAMGLSADANYANLERITEELEYARAIMRKLRCPIIDVSNKAIEETANKVLEIAQKNANAK from the coding sequence ATTTCGTCTTTACCAGTCATTTATGCGATCTCGGACTCAATTGGTGAAACGGCTGAAATGGTGGCTCGGGCGACCGCCAGTCAATTTGATTCCGGTAAGTTTGACATTATCCGTGTTCCCTATATCAACTCGGTGGAGCAAATCGAGGAGGTAGTCAGGGAAGCGGCAACGCAACGCAGTGTTATCTGCCATACGCTTGTATCACCAGACCTGCGGGAAGCGTTAAAGGTGCAGGCAGAGCGTTTTGGCATTACAACGGTAGATATTATGGGTCCTATGATTTCTGCCGTTCAAAAAATTGCGGGAACCGAGCCTAAACTCAAACCAGGACTGATTCATAAGTTGGATCAGGAATATTTTAAACGGGTCGAGGCGGTGGAGTTTGCCGTCAAATACGATGATGGCAAAAACCCTTGGGGTTTGCACAAAGCCGACATGGTGATTATCGGCGTATCCCGTACCTCCAAGACACCTCTCAGCATGTATTTGGCTCACAAAAAGCTGAAAGTGGCCAATGTACCACTTGTGCCGGAAGTTCCGCCCCCGGAGGAATTGTTTCAAATTCCGCCGCAGCGGATTGTAGGCTTGGTTATTGATCCCTTCAAACTGAACGAGATTCGCGCCGAACGCTTAAAGGCAATGGGTTTGTCAGCCGATGCCAACTATGCCAATCTGGAGCGCATTACCGAAGAACTGGAGTATGCTAGGGCAATTATGCGCAAGCTTCGCTGCCCCATCATCGACGTATCAAACAAGGCGATCGAGGAAACGGCAAATAAAGTATTGGAGATTGCGCAAAAGAACGCGAACGCAAAATAA